The following proteins are co-located in the Methylomonas sp. 11b genome:
- a CDS encoding GFA family protein yields the protein MTLFRGGCLCGAVRYETTADPLNQRVCHCRACQKVIGAAFNARVLMRIEHVALSGPISTFHSSETLERGFCSYCGSSIFSRRVSAGVIGLTAGSLDEPSLFKPDMHFWVASKQPWLKITDNLPQYPEGPPSLGYKP from the coding sequence ATGACTTTATTCCGTGGTGGCTGTCTATGTGGTGCCGTGCGCTATGAAACGACCGCTGATCCTTTGAACCAGAGGGTATGCCACTGTAGGGCTTGTCAAAAAGTTATCGGCGCTGCTTTCAATGCTCGCGTACTCATGCGCATCGAACATGTTGCGCTCTCTGGCCCAATCAGCACCTTTCACTCTTCAGAAACTCTTGAGCGCGGCTTTTGTTCGTATTGCGGTTCAAGCATTTTCTCGCGGCGTGTTTCTGCCGGAGTCATCGGCTTAACAGCCGGTAGCCTCGACGAGCCGTCACTGTTCAAACCTGACATGCACTTTTGGGTAGCTTCAAAGCAACCGTGGCTAAAAATCACGGATAACCTGCCTCAATATCCAGAAGGCCCGCCATCTTTAGGTTATAAGCCATGA
- a CDS encoding DUF4240 domain-containing protein produces MDEMKFWTIIDSAHEQSNGDMDEKCELIRTALSNLPKDDARAFSAHFRAMMDRAYSWPLWGASYVINGGCGDDTFSDFRASLISRGRTAFARALADPDSLATEDFDEDAWFYEGYQYAVTDGVKAAVGSAISRESPHPDEPSGQAWDEDNVYELYPQLAEKFA; encoded by the coding sequence ATGGATGAAATGAAATTCTGGACGATCATCGACTCGGCGCACGAGCAATCTAACGGCGATATGGACGAGAAGTGCGAGTTGATTCGCACAGCGCTCTCCAATCTACCCAAAGATGATGCGAGAGCGTTTTCGGCTCATTTCCGTGCAATGATGGATCGTGCCTATTCCTGGCCATTATGGGGCGCGTCATATGTGATTAACGGTGGTTGCGGCGACGACACCTTTTCTGATTTTCGAGCTTCGCTTATTTCTCGCGGTCGCACTGCGTTTGCGCGCGCACTCGCCGATCCGGATTCATTGGCAACAGAAGACTTTGACGAAGATGCCTGGTTCTACGAGGGATATCAGTATGCCGTAACAGATGGTGTCAAGGCCGCCGTGGGTTCAGCCATCAGTCGGGAAAGTCCCCATCCCGATGAGCCATCTGGTCAAGCATGGGATGAAGACAACGTCTATGAGCTCTATCCGCAGCTCGCCGAAAAGTTCGCATAA
- a CDS encoding DUF6928 family protein translates to MGAKTWMLVLANANAREALAAKPTLDWEATQKLASTLFPGEKLEQIGDGDLSYTCPPDDEVHIGCFPGVSVVAAKEFGIDYPSKLPQRFIDAGENGIATLHAMHSVVDWFAYATWANGKLVRSLSLAPDSGIMEDIGQRLPFEEPFWSGNHPAVDDDEAAAYPLPFHPLDLGEATLKDQFGYQLEGYIDASLLEPESVPLVRYKRYRSPWWKFW, encoded by the coding sequence ATGGGCGCGAAAACTTGGATGCTCGTACTGGCAAACGCCAATGCGCGTGAGGCACTCGCTGCCAAGCCTACTTTGGACTGGGAGGCAACCCAGAAACTTGCCAGTACTCTATTCCCCGGCGAAAAACTGGAACAAATCGGCGATGGTGATCTGTCCTATACCTGTCCGCCGGATGATGAGGTGCATATAGGCTGCTTTCCGGGGGTATCGGTCGTCGCGGCCAAAGAGTTTGGTATCGACTACCCATCGAAATTACCTCAGCGGTTCATCGATGCAGGTGAGAACGGAATAGCCACGCTTCACGCTATGCACAGCGTCGTTGATTGGTTTGCGTATGCGACATGGGCAAATGGAAAGCTAGTGCGCTCCCTGAGCCTCGCTCCAGACAGCGGCATCATGGAAGACATTGGGCAGCGCCTGCCTTTTGAAGAACCGTTCTGGTCAGGGAATCATCCAGCTGTTGATGACGACGAAGCGGCTGCTTATCCACTCCCGTTTCACCCCCTAGATCTTGGGGAGGCAACTTTGAAGGATCAGTTCGGCTATCAGCTTGAGGGCTATATCGATGCCTCGCTGCTTGAACCTGAGTCAGTTCCGCTCGTTCGCTATAAACGTTACCGCTCTCCGTGGTGGAAGTTCTGGTGA
- a CDS encoding IS110 family transposase, whose product MTSEMLIGIDVAKDELVIDSEQGLLTLANTAEAIDAWLKTLPTGSYIGLEATSDYHQLMAEQAVLMGMVVYVLNPRDMRHYALGLGRRGKTDRVDAQMIRRFITAERGHLRPYQPASAMQHQVALLQRRRATVVKHRQALQKALRSVKELEAPLIDTVAALDGLLKHIDQQLDDLLTLQPALKAEARRLESIPGIGRQTSTQLAVLFDRVPLSRSDAVVAFVGLDPRACDSGQKRGRRRVSKRGPGELRRLLYNCAQAAAKTAVWKPYYQELRAREFSATQALVIIARKLLRIAFSLWQQADARFDAQKIACLNNAA is encoded by the coding sequence ATGACAAGCGAAATGTTGATCGGTATCGATGTAGCAAAAGATGAACTGGTGATAGATTCAGAGCAGGGTTTGTTGACGCTTGCCAATACGGCAGAGGCCATCGATGCCTGGCTGAAGACGTTACCGACCGGGAGTTATATTGGCCTGGAAGCCACCAGCGATTATCATCAACTCATGGCAGAGCAAGCGGTATTGATGGGCATGGTCGTCTATGTGCTGAACCCACGGGATATGCGCCATTATGCCCTGGGTTTGGGCAGACGGGGCAAGACGGATCGAGTGGACGCCCAAATGATCCGGCGATTTATCACCGCTGAACGGGGTCATTTACGTCCCTATCAACCTGCTTCGGCGATGCAGCACCAAGTGGCTTTACTGCAACGGCGCCGTGCGACGGTCGTCAAGCATCGTCAAGCCCTGCAAAAAGCCTTGCGAAGCGTGAAGGAACTTGAAGCGCCACTCATTGATACCGTGGCCGCCTTGGACGGATTGCTCAAGCATATCGATCAGCAACTGGATGACTTATTAACTTTGCAGCCTGCACTGAAAGCCGAGGCCCGACGTCTTGAGAGCATACCGGGTATTGGCCGGCAAACCTCAACACAGCTGGCTGTCTTGTTTGATCGGGTCCCGTTAAGCCGCAGCGATGCCGTAGTAGCCTTTGTCGGGCTGGATCCCCGAGCCTGTGACTCAGGCCAAAAGCGGGGCCGCCGACGCGTATCCAAACGGGGACCGGGTGAACTGAGACGGCTGTTATACAACTGCGCCCAGGCAGCCGCCAAAACGGCTGTGTGGAAACCCTATTACCAAGAGTTAAGAGCCAGAGAGTTCTCGGCAACTCAGGCGCTAGTGATTATCGCCAGAAAATTATTACGCATCGCATTCTCGCTTTGGCAACAAGCCGATGCCCGATTTGACGCTCAGAAAATTGCTTGCCTCAACAATGCAGCTTGA
- a CDS encoding NAD(P)/FAD-dependent oxidoreductase encodes MNRHYHTVVIGGGCLGAACAFSVQRRLGNKSGKVAIIEKKVLGAGLSSRHSAIVRSANASPMAARMAKMATQYWKNLKPLWGVNIPYEQSGAIWIAENAADSRAESWTALEHMLQQEGIDFAMLAHRDVLELSRQALKTVPDEIYYYEPDVLQLDSPQILNAMQTAAKKTRVDVLEHCDVIDFEHAGQGITALHTSQGKIFAEHVINAAGAWSADLFAGIGLNIPVALEPVYAANFLVSVHDIPEGMPIIADYVNQAYFRRWRGSILHMHQPRSRNAKDIARSFSRTAMNPEGANVIYDALSFNVTQQQLDNYLGKVINRFPKIGKPVYAGGYHSFFDITPDLKFILGADTQFTNLYHCLGAGQALKYAPIFGEIIADLITEGSVISNAIDIEEFSIDRFSNNDLSRYWQANALTQNGL; translated from the coding sequence ATGAATAGGCACTATCATACCGTGGTGATTGGCGGAGGCTGTCTCGGCGCGGCATGCGCTTTTTCGGTGCAACGCCGGCTGGGCAATAAAAGCGGTAAAGTCGCGATTATCGAAAAAAAAGTCCTGGGTGCCGGACTTAGCTCCCGGCATAGCGCCATCGTCCGGTCCGCCAACGCCTCGCCGATGGCGGCCAGGATGGCCAAAATGGCAACCCAATATTGGAAAAATCTCAAACCCCTCTGGGGTGTCAACATCCCCTACGAGCAATCGGGCGCTATCTGGATTGCGGAAAATGCCGCCGACAGCCGCGCTGAAAGTTGGACTGCGCTGGAGCACATGCTGCAACAGGAAGGCATAGACTTTGCGATGCTTGCCCATCGCGACGTGTTGGAACTGAGCCGCCAAGCCCTTAAAACCGTGCCGGACGAAATTTACTACTACGAACCGGACGTATTGCAGCTGGATTCGCCGCAGATCTTAAACGCCATGCAAACAGCGGCCAAAAAGACTCGCGTTGACGTGCTGGAGCATTGCGATGTGATCGATTTTGAACATGCCGGGCAAGGTATCACTGCCCTGCATACCAGTCAGGGCAAAATTTTTGCCGAACATGTGATCAATGCCGCCGGTGCGTGGAGCGCGGATTTATTTGCCGGTATCGGCTTGAACATCCCGGTGGCATTGGAACCCGTGTATGCAGCCAACTTTCTAGTAAGCGTCCATGACATTCCCGAGGGCATGCCCATCATTGCCGATTACGTGAATCAAGCCTATTTTCGTCGCTGGCGCGGCAGCATTTTACATATGCATCAACCTCGCAGCCGTAACGCCAAGGATATTGCCCGCTCATTTAGCCGAACCGCGATGAATCCGGAGGGCGCCAACGTCATTTACGACGCGCTGAGTTTCAATGTTACCCAGCAACAGCTGGATAATTATCTAGGCAAGGTAATTAATCGTTTCCCGAAAATCGGAAAACCGGTTTATGCCGGCGGCTATCATTCGTTTTTCGATATTACGCCTGATTTGAAATTTATCCTCGGTGCAGATACCCAGTTTACTAATTTGTACCACTGTTTGGGCGCCGGTCAGGCATTGAAATATGCGCCAATTTTCGGAGAGATAATTGCTGACTTAATTACTGAAGGCAGTGTGATTTCAAATGCCATTGATATTGAAGAGTTTTCCATAGACAGGTTTTCAAACAATGATTTATCCCGGTATTGGCAGGCCAATGCACTGACGCAAAACGGTTTGTAA
- a CDS encoding SDR family NAD(P)-dependent oxidoreductase — MRNVLIVGASSGIGGALAGLAQPQCQVYSLSRSAVVANVFRHFSCDVLSDSLPVIDEPLHGLVYCPGSINLKPFARIKPEEFSADLELNLIGAVRCLQHYQRNLQAAEGASVVLFSTVAVQTGFPYHATVSASKGAIEGLTRALAAEWAPKIRVNAIAPSLTDTPLAESLLREDSKKQAAAARHPLKRLGEAKDIAQMALFLLSENAAWITGQVMHVDGGISAIKT, encoded by the coding sequence ATGCGTAATGTTTTGATTGTAGGAGCCAGTAGCGGAATTGGCGGCGCGCTGGCCGGTTTGGCTCAGCCACAATGTCAGGTGTATTCCTTGAGCCGCTCTGCTGTGGTGGCAAACGTATTCAGACATTTTAGTTGTGACGTGTTAAGCGACTCATTGCCCGTCATCGATGAACCCTTGCATGGTTTGGTCTATTGCCCCGGCAGCATCAACTTAAAACCGTTCGCCAGGATCAAGCCCGAGGAGTTCAGCGCGGATTTGGAATTGAACTTAATCGGCGCCGTGCGCTGTTTGCAGCACTACCAACGTAATCTGCAAGCGGCAGAGGGGGCTTCGGTCGTGCTGTTCAGCACCGTGGCAGTGCAAACCGGTTTTCCTTACCATGCCACGGTTTCTGCTTCCAAGGGAGCGATAGAAGGCCTGACCCGTGCCTTGGCGGCGGAATGGGCGCCGAAAATCCGAGTAAACGCAATTGCGCCGTCATTGACCGACACACCGTTGGCGGAAAGTTTGCTGCGCGAAGATAGCAAAAAACAGGCTGCTGCCGCGCGGCATCCGCTTAAGCGCTTGGGCGAAGCGAAGGATATTGCGCAGATGGCTTTGTTTTTATTATCCGAAAATGCCGCCTGGATTACCGGGCAAGTCATGCATGTCGATGGGGGAATCTCGGCTATCAAGACTTGA
- a CDS encoding DUF998 domain-containing protein, with translation MNLSRLGISCGIAAPVIWLSLIGLAGTMRPEFSHSYQYISELGERGSVTEVPMRYIGFGFAGFLYVSFAAAVPATLREGWRAALLATLIGLDGIGRIGAGVFACDPGCDGLSSSQELHRLFAMTGFSAAILAALACGMLFRRHAWLSILSVYSIGSGLLAATLLLLMTWEANPIQTLGLFEHLATGLLSIWTLVFAVCLFRSSALSDE, from the coding sequence ATGAATCTAAGCCGTTTGGGTATTAGCTGCGGCATCGCGGCTCCGGTAATCTGGCTGTCGCTGATTGGTCTGGCCGGCACCATGCGCCCGGAGTTCAGCCACAGCTACCAGTACATCAGCGAGTTGGGCGAACGCGGCAGCGTCACGGAAGTTCCGATGCGCTACATTGGCTTCGGGTTCGCCGGCTTTTTGTATGTGAGTTTTGCCGCTGCGGTCCCTGCAACTCTGCGCGAAGGTTGGCGTGCGGCGCTGCTGGCCACGCTGATCGGTCTGGACGGAATAGGGCGTATTGGAGCCGGCGTATTCGCCTGCGACCCAGGCTGTGATGGCTTGTCGTCCAGTCAAGAATTACATCGGCTATTTGCCATGACCGGGTTTTCCGCGGCTATTCTGGCGGCACTGGCTTGCGGCATGCTGTTCCGGCGCCATGCTTGGCTGAGCATTCTTAGTGTTTACTCGATAGGCAGCGGTCTTTTGGCGGCAACTTTGCTGCTGCTGATGACTTGGGAAGCCAATCCCATCCAAACTCTCGGTCTGTTCGAACACTTGGCAACCGGCTTGCTCTCCATCTGGACGCTGGTGTTTGCCGTGTGTTTATTCCGCTCATCTGCTTTGTCGGATGAATAG
- a CDS encoding DUF2721 domain-containing protein, translated as MDVIANIPTVAHVIQQAVAPVFLLTGVAGILGVLTSRLGRTVDRFRLLGELKGVEAEAHHVEMRTLARRAHWTHWSITLCTTCALLVCMSIVAMFVGVEFAIDLSDAVSLLFIAAMLALIGGLLCFLREISLATGIIVWRKRS; from the coding sequence ATGGATGTCATAGCCAACATACCAACCGTTGCTCATGTGATTCAACAGGCAGTCGCTCCAGTGTTTCTGTTGACGGGTGTGGCCGGCATTCTCGGGGTGCTGACCAGCCGCCTGGGCCGAACTGTGGACCGGTTTCGCTTACTAGGCGAGCTAAAAGGCGTCGAAGCCGAAGCGCACCATGTCGAGATGCGGACGCTTGCGCGGCGAGCGCATTGGACTCATTGGTCCATTACCTTGTGTACCACTTGCGCCTTACTGGTTTGTATGTCCATCGTCGCTATGTTCGTAGGCGTGGAGTTTGCCATCGATTTGTCCGATGCGGTTTCCTTATTGTTTATCGCGGCGATGTTGGCGTTAATTGGCGGTTTGCTGTGTTTTCTAAGGGAAATCTCGCTGGCCACCGGCATTATCGTCTGGCGCAAGCGTTCCTAG